The genome window CACGGCATATGGGCTCGGCGTCGACCCGTTCAACGAAGGGGCGGTTGACCGGCTGTTCCGGATCAAAGGCCGTCCTGAGACCAAACCTATCCTGCTGGTCATTGATTCGATCGCCATGGCAGAATCAATAGGCCGCCCTACCGGGATATTTCATGCTGTGGCAAAGAGGTTCTGGCCTGGTCCTCTTACAATGGTTATCGAGTCGCAGCTTCATGTTCCCATGAACATTACAGCGGGAACCAATACGATCGGATTGCGATGGCCCTCAGCGCACTTCGCCGCCAATTTGCTGGCGCGCTTTGGAATGCCGATCACGGCCACAAGCGCCAACAGGGCGGGTGAGCCTTCGGCCATCACGGCAGCCGAAATCCAATCGCAGTTCGCGGACGGCCTGGACGCGGTGATCGACGGCGGCGTGCTGCCCGTCCGCGGCGGATCAACTCTATTGGATTTGACCATCGATCCGCCGGTGCTGCTCAGGGAAGGGCCCATTACATTTGAAACTCTTCACGAGTTTTTCAACGGCCGAATCCGGAGACCGGTCGCATGATCCCGCGGGTCTTCAAATGGGGCACGCTCGTGGCTCTTGCCATATTGATCGGCCTGCTGGGTTACGGCGCCTATCTCTACGGACAGATTCGCGATTGGGCCGTGCGAGATGAAGCGCATCCTGCAGACGCCATCGTTATTCTGGGCGCCGCTCAATACAACGGTCACCCGTCCCCGGTTCTCAAGGCGCGCCTGGATCATGCCTTTGACCTCTATCGGCGCGGCTTTGCCCAGACCATTATCACAACCGGGAGTTATGGACCCGATCCGAACTTCTCGGAAGCTCAGGTCAGCACGAGGTATCTCGTTCAGCGCGGCGTCGACATGGCCAACATCATCACGGAACAGGCAAGCGGCACGACCTACGACACCATCCAGGCAGCGTCGGCTCTGTTGAAGGCAAAAGGGTGGAAAACCGCGCTTGTCGTCAGTGACGGTTTTCACCTCTATCGCGCGAACAGGATGTTCACCGACAACGGCATTGTCACCTACACTTCTCCCGCACCCAACAGTCCCATCGAAGTTGAAGCGTCGCAGCGTTTCTGGCACAGCTTGCGGGAAGTCGTGCTGTTTTCCGCCTACCGCTGGATGGATCTATATATTCATTCCTAATTCAGCATGGCCACGAACGGTTCCAGGCCTTCGCCGCGTAATTGATTTTCGAGTTCTTTTGCCGCATGTATAGTCGGCAGGTGGCCGACACGGACCCGGTAACGAAGGTATCCTGGCGCCGCAGTTTCCAAGGTATCGACGAAAACATCGGGATATTCCTTGCTCAATTCCATGGCGTAAGCGCCTGCTCTGGCTTCAGTTCTGAAAGCGGCGGCCTGTACCGTATATTGAGCGGTTTGGAGGTCTGCTTTCCTTGGCGCCGGCGCGACTGCGGATCGAACGGGCGGCTGGACGACGCGGACCACTGAAGACGGAACCGGAACGTCGAAAACCCGCACGAGATGCGGAGTGAGGACGACGACCAACTCCGGCTGATCCTCATTTGCCGGCGAGAAAAGATAGCTGAAGACGGGGCTTTGGTGCAGCGTTCCGATTCTCGACAACTGCTGAGTGTCCATCTCCGTAATGAATCCGCCGGCAGCGACGCTGGCCCCTTCCGCCGTCGTGATTTCATGCCGGATCGCCTGTCCCGATATCGGGGACGCCGATTCAGCCCCGTCGGCTCCGAGGTTCCGTATCTTCGCCTGGCTGATAAGCGTCATCGCGATCTCGCGTTTGAGGCTGACTCGCGTCAACAAGCGAAAATCGAATCCGACATCGAGCCGCTGAGATTCTGCTGATGACTGAGTGGATGCGACACGCGAACTGATGCGGAACTCTGCCGGAGTTTCGCCGACGGTCGTCAGCTGAAAGCTTTGCAGCAGTCTTAATCGGGGACCAGGTATTAAGGCCTTTAGTGAACTTTCCGAAATATTGATGATGAAATCCGACTCGAGCCGTTCAGCAGAGACGGCTCGCGCCGGGATCCCGAGTTCCTTCAACCGGCTCCGATTCACTTCGAACACTCTTGCTTCGGTTCGAACTTCCGCCGCCTGGGCGGCCTGCGCCATTGCGCGTTCCCCGCTGCAGAGGACGAGGCCGATAACGATCGCTATTCGAATCATACGATTCGAGACAGTGTAGTGCATAGTTGTGTGTTGGAAGATAGATCCCTCATCATTTTATGCGGACGCCGGTAAGAAATCTCCAGTTGGCATCCGGAGCGACTGTCACTCCGTCGATCCGCTTGTTGTAGACACAAACGTTGTTCCGGTAGAAAAGACTGACGTACGGCAAGTCTTCCGCGACGATGCGCTGAATCTCCTGATAGGCGGCCTTGCGCTTTTCCAAATCGAGCTCTTTCCGGCCGAAGTCGATCAATTCATCGACCCGGGGGTTCGAGTAATGGCCGCGATTCGCGCCTTTCATCGGAATCATGGCCGATGCGAACACGAGATTCAGAAAGTCGGGATCGTCGTTTCCGCCCACCCAGCGCGCCGAATACAGCTGGAAGTTGCCGGCGACCGCATCCGCAAAGAATGTGGCGGTCTCCGTCGCGCGGATATCGAGGGCAATTCCAACCGCGCCGAGCTGCTGTTGAAAAGCGGCGGCCATCAGCCGCGTCATGTCCTCGTTCGGCGTGCGATAGGTAAGGGAAAGATGCTCGTAGCCGGCCTCTTTCAGCAGGCTCCGCGCGCGTCCCGGATCGTAAGGATACTGTTTCACGCCGGGTTCATAGGCCCAGTTTTCGGGTGGCAGAACGCCGGTCGCGGGCCGCGCCTCGCCGCGCCAGATGTACTTGATCAGAGCGTCCCGGTCGATGGCGTATGCAATGGCCTGCCGGACGCGGATATCGCGTAACAGCGGATCGGTCAGCTTGAATGCGATGTACTGGTAATTCGTGCCTTCCGCTTCCATGACGACAAGGTTGTGATCTTTCTTTACGGTCTCGTCCATATCGGGTGTCAGGACATTCAGTGCGATGTCGACCGATCCCTTCCGGAGTTCCAGCGCGGAAACCACGGCTTCTGGAATGATCTTGAATCGCAGCATCGACACGCCGGCCTTTGTTCCGAAATAGTTTTCGTTGCGCCGGAGCAGTATTTCCTGATCCTGAAAATAGTGCACGAACGCGAATGGGCCGCTGCCGATCGGGTGACGGCTGAAGTCCGGTCCTGAGCCATCCGGAATAATTCCGATCGCGCCATCTGCCAGATTCCACACGAAAGGCGCGAATACTTCTTTCAATTTGAAGACAACGGTGTAGGGATCCGGACCATCTACAGCGGCGATTCGTTCGTATGTTCCCAGTTTGGATGTCTGCACGCTTCGATCGAGGATGCTTCGAAAGGTGAAGACCACGTCCTTCGAAGTGAGCGGGC of Terriglobia bacterium contains these proteins:
- a CDS encoding L-threonylcarbamoyladenylate synthase translates to MKVLRAETLHDLDYDEIVALLRGGGIIAFPTDTAYGLGVDPFNEGAVDRLFRIKGRPETKPILLVIDSIAMAESIGRPTGIFHAVAKRFWPGPLTMVIESQLHVPMNITAGTNTIGLRWPSAHFAANLLARFGMPITATSANRAGEPSAITAAEIQSQFADGLDAVIDGGVLPVRGGSTLLDLTIDPPVLLREGPITFETLHEFFNGRIRRPVA
- a CDS encoding ABC transporter substrate-binding protein is translated as MCSIFIPACTGEKSAGIDVITIALDQSPTNLDPRIGVDASSERFFQIIFSSLVKKDEHFAIQPDVAESWDIPDPRTYIFHLRHNVFFHDGRPLTSKDVVFTFRSILDRSVQTSKLGTYERIAAVDGPDPYTVVFKLKEVFAPFVWNLADGAIGIIPDGSGPDFSRHPIGSGPFAFVHYFQDQEILLRRNENYFGTKAGVSMLRFKIIPEAVVSALELRKGSVDIALNVLTPDMDETVKKDHNLVVMEAEGTNYQYIAFKLTDPLLRDIRVRQAIAYAIDRDALIKYIWRGEARPATGVLPPENWAYEPGVKQYPYDPGRARSLLKEAGYEHLSLTYRTPNEDMTRLMAAAFQQQLGAVGIALDIRATETATFFADAVAGNFQLYSARWVGGNDDPDFLNLVFASAMIPMKGANRGHYSNPRVDELIDFGRKELDLEKRKAAYQEIQRIVAEDLPYVSLFYRNNVCVYNKRIDGVTVAPDANWRFLTGVRIK
- a CDS encoding YdcF family protein, with protein sequence MIPRVFKWGTLVALAILIGLLGYGAYLYGQIRDWAVRDEAHPADAIVILGAAQYNGHPSPVLKARLDHAFDLYRRGFAQTIITTGSYGPDPNFSEAQVSTRYLVQRGVDMANIITEQASGTTYDTIQAASALLKAKGWKTALVVSDGFHLYRANRMFTDNGIVTYTSPAPNSPIEVEASQRFWHSLREVVLFSAYRWMDLYIHS
- a CDS encoding SPOR domain-containing protein encodes the protein MIRIAIVIGLVLCSGERAMAQAAQAAEVRTEARVFEVNRSRLKELGIPARAVSAERLESDFIINISESSLKALIPGPRLRLLQSFQLTTVGETPAEFRISSRVASTQSSAESQRLDVGFDFRLLTRVSLKREIAMTLISQAKIRNLGADGAESASPISGQAIRHEITTAEGASVAAGGFITEMDTQQLSRIGTLHQSPVFSYLFSPANEDQPELVVVLTPHLVRVFDVPVPSSVVRVVQPPVRSAVAPAPRKADLQTAQYTVQAAAFRTEARAGAYAMELSKEYPDVFVDTLETAAPGYLRYRVRVGHLPTIHAAKELENQLRGEGLEPFVAMLN